The Ictidomys tridecemlineatus isolate mIctTri1 chromosome 6, mIctTri1.hap1, whole genome shotgun sequence genome includes a region encoding these proteins:
- the Tubgcp6 gene encoding gamma-tubulin complex component 6 isoform X6 has translation MWQRYLFMVPQSVDQWEDEGFQSASNLTPDSQSEPSMTPDVDLWEAALTYEPSKRRCWERVGCPPGHREEPYLTEAGRDAFDRFCRLRQGELQALSGGLLQAPRPLLVKEQELVKDSLNVLLGVVSATFSLCQLSQAFVVERGVHVSGASPESISSILSEVAEYGTCYTRLSHFSVQPVLGSSCSRGLVFQAFTSGLRRYLQYYRACVLATPPTLSLLTIGFLFKKLGRQLRYLAELCGVGTVLPGSSGGEPRDAFPTGVKLLSYLYQEALDNCSNEHYPVLLSLLKTSCEPYTRFIHDWVYSGVFRDVYGEFMIQVNHEYLGFRDKFYWTHGYVLISKEVEDCVPVFLKHIAHDVYVCGKTINLLKLCCPRHYLCWSDVPVPRISVIFSLEELKEIEKDCAVYVGRMERVARHSSISKEEKELRMEIAKQELIVHAREAASRVLSELSDRQMSEQMALDARKREQFQRLKEQFVKDQERRLAARQEELEDDFSYAREVRDREKRLTALEEELDRKARQALVDHYSKLSAEAARREQRALWRIQRHRLESARLRFFLEDEKRVQEMLKNVAEVCQPQELLGHLPGTCSQVNALLQVTSPGPEHPDRGPTCNSAPTELHLAAWDCPGRPSVPATQAIESPAVGAGGSGTRLAEGAEPFSAGLSITDFLPLGPSAEQPVQTNRALPLEEALQTISSDLPAVSPGEAHATAGTQPAQPQEYDFSTVLRPAAATSPSPGPLQAVEGSLGPEEHAPWEGTHEGTQMALSPPLRHVTSEEGSNQPTGQLHRHVSDASIRVGENMPDVAPSRPRWNVHGHVSDASIRVGENMPDVAPSRPRWNVHGHVSDASIRVGENMPDVAPSRPRWNVHGHVSDASIRVGENMPDVAPSRPRWNVHGHVSDASIRVGENMPDVAPSRPRWNVHGHVSDASIRVGENMPDVAPSRPRWNVHGHVSDASIRVGENMLEAEPIPPWPHQNPPSHESQAGSSLEVQNPALEHGPRLPVDTEPSICCPKVGSLQNLPSVASKSSTLGDSVSEEPGAGKNGDNDDLSPSWPPNSQVGRTQPGEGSMQGAPHALFQHKPKGAWEQLLGGVPTLSLDSQEGTAAPSSPEAAAEVEALRWGKEQAYVAGLASRYHLEQYPDSYESMSEAPAAHLVRHVLPRAFAFPVDPWVQSAVDETTVQLTELLTLPVLMQRSLTAPLAAHVSLVNQAAVDYFFAELHLEAHFEALRHFLLMEDGEFAQSLSDLLFEKLGAGQTPGELLNPLVLNCILSKALQYSLHGDTPHATNLSFALKYLPEVFAPNAPDVLSCLELRYKVDWPLNIVITENCLSKYSGIFSFLLQLKLMMWTLKDICFHLKRTALVSHAAGSVQFRQLQLFKHEMQHFVKVTQGYIANQILHVSWCEFRARLATVGNLEEIQRAHAEYLHKAVFRGLLTEKAAPVMNIIHSIFSLVLKFRSQLISQAWGPASGPRGAEHPNFALMQQSYSTFKYYSHFLFKVVTKLVNRGYQPHLEDFLLRINFNSYYQDA, from the exons ATGTGGCAAAGATATTTGTTTATG GTCCCTCAGAGTGTGGATCAGTGGGAAGACGAAGGGTTCCAGTCAGCATCCAATTTGACTCCTGATTCTCAGTCTGAACCAAGCATGACTCCAGATGTGGACTTGTGGGAAGCTGCCCTCACGTATGAGCCCAGCAAGCGGAGGTGCTGGGAGCGAGTGGGATG CCCCCCTGGCCACAGAGAGGAGCCCTACCTCACTGAGGCGGGAAGGGACGCCTTTGACAGGTTCTGCAGGCTCCGCCAAGGTGAGCTTCAGGCGCTCAGTGGGGGCCTCCTGCAGGCCCCAAGGCCCCTGCTGGTGAAGGAACAAGAGCTGGTGAAGGACTCGCTGAACGTCCTGCTTGGGGTGGTGTCCGCCACGTTCTCCCTCTGCCAG CTCTCTCAGGCCTTTGTTGTGGAGCGGGGTGTCCACGTGTCAGGGGCTTCTCCCGAGAGCATCAGCAGTATCCTGTCAGAGGTGGCTGAGTATGGGACCTGCTATACACGCCTGAGCCACTTCTCCGTGCAGCCCGTGCTGGGCTCCTCCTGCAGCAGGGGCCTTGTGTTTCAG GCCTTCACCAGCGGCTTGAGGCGGTACCTGCAGTACTACCGGGCCTGCGTCCTCGCCACCCCGCCCACACTCAGCCTCCTCACCATTGGCTTTCTCTTTAAGAAGTTGGGCCGGCAGCTCAG GTACCTGGCTGAGCTTTGTGGTGTTGGCACTGTGCTCCCTGGGTCCAGCGGAGGAGAGCCCAGGGATGCATTCCCTACC GGGGTGAAGCTGCTGTCCTACCTCTATCAGGAAGCCCTGGACAACTGCAGCAATGAGCACTACCCTGTGCTGCTGTCCCTGCTGAAGACAAGCTGTGAGCCCTATACACG GTTCATTCATGACTGGGTGTACAGCGGGGTCTTCAGAGACGTGTATGGGGAGTTCATGATCCAGGTGAACCACGAGTACCTTGGCTTCAGAG ACAAGTTTTACTGGACCCATGGCTATGTGCTCATCTCCAAAGAGGTGGAGGACTGTGTGCCTGTGTTCCTGAAGCACATTGCCCACGACGTGTACGTCTGTGGGAAGACCATCAACCTGCTGAAGCTCTGCTGTCCCCGG CACTACCTCTGTTGGTCAGATGTCCCTGTGCCTCGCATTTCGGTGATTTTCTCCCTGGAGGAGTTGAAGGAGATAGAGAAGGACTGTGCCGTCTACGTTGGGCGGATGGAGAGGGTTGCCCGCCACAGCTCCATCAGCAAGGAGGAGAAG GAACTACGTATGGAAATTGCAAAACAAGAATTAATTGTCCATGCCCGGGAAGCAGCCTCCAGGGTCCTGAGTGAGCTGAGCG ACCGGCAGATGTCCGAGCAGATGGCCTTAGATGCCCGGAAGCGAGAGCAATTTCAGCGTCTAAAGGAGCAATTTGTGAAGGACCAGGAG CGACGCCTGGCGGCCCGACAGGAAGAACTGGAAGATGACTTCAGCTATGCTCGTGAGGTCCGGGACCGAGAGAAGCGGCTGACAGCCCTGGAGGAAGAGCTGGACAGGAAGGCCAG GCAGGCACTGGTGGACCACTATAGCAAGTTGTCTGCAGAGGCAGCTCGTCGGGAGCAGAGGGCACTGTGGAGAATCCAGAGGCACCGATTGGAAAGTGCACGGCTTCGTTTTTTCCTAGAAGATGAAAAGCGTGTCCAG GAGATGCTGAAGAACGTGGCTGAGGTTTGCCAGCCCCAGGAGCTGCTGGGTCACCTCCCAGGTACCTGCTCCCAG GTCAATGCCCTGTTGCAGGTCACATCTCCAGGCCCCGAGCACCCAGACAGAGGTCCTACCTGTAATTCAGCACCCACAGAGCTGCACTTGGCTGCCTGGGATTGTCCAGGCAGGCCGAGTGTGCCCGCTACGCAGGCCATTGAGTCTCCAGCAGTTGGGGCTGGTGGCTCAGGGACCAGACTGGCAGAGGGGGCTGAGCCGTTCTCTGCTGGCCTCAGCATCACAGACTTCCTGCCCTTGGGTCCCAGCGCTGAGCAGCCTGTGCAGACCAACAGGGCCCTTCCCCTGGAGGAGGCGCTGCAGACCATCAGCTCAGACCTGCCTGCCGTTTCCCCTGGGGAGGCCCATGCCACAGCTGGCACACAGCCTGCCCAGCCACAGGAGTACGACTTCAGCACCGTCCTGAGGCCAGCTGCGGCCACCTCACCTTCCCCAGGTCCCCTTCAGGCTGTTGAGGGCAGCTTGGGCCCTGAGGAGCACGCGCCATGGGAGGGCACGCACGAGGGCACACAGATGGCTCTGTCCCCCCCACTCAGGCATGTCACCTCTGAGGAGGGAAGCAACCAGCCCACAGGGCAGCTCCATAGGCACGTGTCAGATGCCAGCATCAGGGTTGGCGAGAACATGCCAGACGTGGCTCCCTCTCGGCCACGGTGGAACGTCCACGGGCACGTGTCGGATGCCAGCATCAGGGTGGGGGAGAACATGCCAGACGTGGCTCCCTCCCGCCCACGGTGGAACGTCCACGGGCACGTGTCGGATGCCAGCATCAGGGTGGGGGAGAACATGCCAGACGTGGCTCCCTCCCGGCCACGGTGGAACGTCCACGGGCACGTGTCGGATGCCAGCATCAGGGTGGGGGAGAACATGCCAGACGTGGCTCCCTCCCGCCCACGGTGGAACGTCCACGGGCACGTGTCGGATGCCAGCATCAGAGTCGGGGAGAACATGCCAGACGTGGCTCCCTCCCGGCCGCGGTGGAACGTCCACGGGCACGTGTCGGATGCCAGCATCAGAGTCGGGGAGAACATGCCAGACGTGGCTCCCTCCCGGCCGCGGTGGAACGTCCACGGGCACGTGTCAGATGCCAGCATCAGGGTGGGGGAGAACATGCTAGAAGCTGAGCCCATCCCACCCTGGCCCCACCAGAACCCTCCTAGCCACGAGTCCCAGGCAGGCTCAAGCCTGGAAGTACAGAACCCTGCCCTGGAACATGGGCCACGGCTACCTGTAGACACGGAGCCTTCCATCTGCTGTCCCAAAGTGGGCAGCCTGCAGAACTTGCCCTCTGTTGCGTCCAAGTCCAGCACTTTGGGAGACAGTGTCTCTGAGGAGCCAG GTGCAGGGAAGAATGGTGACAATGATGACCTCTCTCCAAGCTGGCCTCCAAACTCTCAGGTTGGAAGGACACAGCCTGGGGAGGGGAGCATGCAGGGAGCCCCACATGCCCTTTTCCAACACAAACCCAAGGGGGCCTGGGAGCAGCTGCTGGGCGGGGTGCCCACCTTGAGTTTGGATTCTCAGGAAGGCACAGCTGCCCCGAGCAGCCCTGAGGCAGCAGCTGAGGTGGAGGCGCTGCGCTGGGGCAAGGAGCAGGCCTATGTGGCAGGCCTGGCCAGTCGGTACCACCTGGAGCAGTACCCGGACAGCTACGAGTCCATGT CAGAGGCCCCCGCTGCCCACCTGGTACGCCACGTGCTTCCCCGGGCCTTCGCCTTCCCCGTGGACCCCTGGGTGCAGTCGGCTGTGGACGAGACCACGGTGCAGTTGACCGAGCTGCTGACGCTGCCGGTGCTCATGCAGCGCTCCCTTACTGCCCCGCTGGCTGCCCA CGTCTCCCTGGTGAACCAAGCTGCAGTTGACTACTTCTTTGCGGAGCTGCACCTGGAGGCGCACTTTGAGGCTTTGCGGCACTTCCTGCTGATGGAGGATGGGGAGTTTGCCCAGTCCCTGAGTGACCTGCTCTTTGAGAAG CTCGGGGCTGGGCAGACACCTGGGGAACTGCTCAACCCACTGGTCCTCAACTGCATCCTGAGCAAGGCCCTCCAGTACAGCCTCCATGGGGACACCCCACATGCCACCAACCTCTCCTTCGCCCTCAAGTACCTGCCTGAAGTGTTTGCTCCCAATGCCCCGGATGTGCTGAGCTGCCTGGAGCTCAGGTACAAG GTCGACTGGCCCCTCAACATCGTCATCACCGAGAACTGCCTGAGCAAGTACAGCGGCATCTTCTCCTTCCTGCTGCAGCTGAAGCTCATGATGTGGACGCTCAAGGACATCTGCTTCCACCTCAAGCGCACAG CCCTGGTGAGCCACGCAGCTGGCTCAGTGCAGTTCCGCCAGCTGCAGCTGTTCAAACACGAGATGCAGCACTTTGTGAAGGTCACCCAGGGCTACATCGCCAACCAGATCCTGCATGTCAGCTGGTGTGAGTTCAGGGCCCGGCTGGCCACAGTGGGCAACCTTGAGGAGATCCAGCGCGCCCATGCAGAGTATCTGCACAAGGCTGTCTTCAG GGGCCTGCTCACTGAGAAGGCAGCACCGGTCATGAACATCATCCATAGCATTTTCAGCCTGGTGCTGAAGTTCCGCAGCCAGCTCATCTCCCAGGCCTGGGGCCCAGCCAGTGGCCCCCGGGGTGCTGAGCACCCCAACTTTGCTCTCATGCAGCAGTCCTACAGTACCTTCAAGTACTACTCCCACTTCCTCTTCAAAG TGGTGACCAAGTTGGTGAACCGTGGTTACCAGCCCCACCTCGAGGACTTCTTGCTGCGCATCAACTTCAACAGCTACTACCAGGACGCCTGA